The window ccattcccacatcgaaactgactcaaccctaacccaaacccaaacccaaaccaaaccaaaccaaccaatcGACACCACTATGCCACTATTCTGGTTTGATGAGATTGGTGTGCAAGCAGGATGCTGTATAGCATCTTTCAGTGGTTTTCAGTGGCTTCAAAGGCTTGAAATAACGCTGAGCCTGCGAAAACAAAACGTAAAGGGTACAAGTGCAGCTTGAACAATTTTAATGTTTTACAGAGGAGCTTGAAACAGTTTTAAGAGCCAGAACAGGTAATCCAGGCTTAATTATGCTCTCAATGGTTCAACAATCTGTGTCTACAATCTGTTTCTACGCTGGATTTTATAATGTAAGCTTAAGCAGTAGCTTTCATGCTTCGGCATATACTCTGTTAGCTTGTGTTTCTGTCCaccaaagcaaaagaaagaccAAAGAAAGGAGAATTAACCACAATTATGTTAGTTCCACCCAGAGATGATTTTTCAGTATTTTGTCCTACAAACTCATTCAAAGGAGTGAAGTCAATCCAAAGGGTGAGAGTATCATATTGACATTTCAACTGCTGATGTCTTGGTGCTGTATCAATGAGTTCTGCATTGTTTTGCAGCAGCATCAGGACTAAGAACTAATTTTTCGAAAGTAGGTCTTCGGTATTGGCGAATGGCGATGTACCCACATGATGagcaagcacaagttctaaaTAGTAGAAAGGGTCACACCTACCTTCACATTACTTGGGTCTTCCACCAGGGATCAGGTAGAAAGAAACATCTCTGTGGGACAAGGTAGGGGAAAGAAATGAGCTTAAGCTGGCAAGTTGGAAATGCCGTTACCTTAATAAGAAAAGTGATTACTAAAAAATATGGAGAAGTGCAAACAGCAGATAATTCAGCCATGGCAGAGTTTTAAGGTATTATGCAACATAAAGACATCATGGATCATATCCTGCACATGATCATAGGTTAGCACTAGTAAAATTATGGAGAATGTTTGAGCAACAAACCCCCAGAAGAGGTCTACCTTCAAACTTCAGAGCCGTGCCGGATGCAGGGGCAAAGGTATGTGATTACTTAAATGGACAACGAAGGGTGCATTGAAGGAAGGTGGATCTTAAAAGGCCATAcatgatttggattttggaccATGAGGCTTTCAATGACTTCTTATAACTGTGTTAATAGAGTTGAAGTGAATCTCAACAAAAGGGACTCAAGGTGCTAGCTACACTCTCAAAAAGGGTTCTAGTTCTTACCTCAACTTGGTAGATCTTTGGACAACTATGGAGATACCATGGAAGCTGATATGGAAGATTGGGGACCCAAGCAAAATTTGTTTCTTTGTGGATgactttaaaataaaaaatatcaaggaCAACCTTCAGAGTGGAGGGCTACGGTCTACCTAATCTGTGCTTTCTGCTGGAGAAATGTGACAGTagaccatttctttcttaatgcaTACTTCTCTGAGAAGAtgggagagaatttttttattttattttttccttttatagtaTCAATTCCCTCAATATTGAGCCGGAAATCTGCTCTCTAACAATGGAATACAGTGGCTTcataaaaaagagtaaaaagttGATAGGTATGGAGATTCTTACCTGCTGCTATGTCATGGATCTTTTGGGATGAAAACCAAATGAGATCATCTTTCCTGTTGCAAAAAGGGCCAAAGGTAGGCTAGAGCTTTGTACAGCAGAAAGCTTTCCATTCTAGAATTTCAGAATTCCAGAGAGTCTAATAGGTTTGATAACTACAAGACGATGATCGagaccccctccccccaaacaAAACCAATCCCAGccccaaattttttatgcaGTAGATGGATGATAATGGTCAGATTCCAGCCAGTGGTGAACTCTTCTCCAATATCTGGCCAGGGTAATTCATTTGTTATATTAAAAACCAATTGGAAGAGGATTTGAGCACCATCGGTAACAGAAACAACAGGTAATTCATTTGTTATATTAAAAACCAATTGGATGAGGTTTTGAGCACCATCAGTAACAACGACCATAAccctatcccaactaaatgactgcatggatccaatatgaaatagaaaaagaaataaggcaaacaaggaaataaatgacggtaagaaaagataaaaatcaGCAATAAAAGTAGAACAGCTTCCCAAGAACAACCCCTATAGGGGATCGGCTACCCCGGTCTTTGTTCTCCACATAGGTCTATTAGCGGTCATACTAGAATCCAATCctaccatatgcatatcttttcttaccacttcgccaatagtcattttaggtctgcccccaCCTCTTCTAGGACCTTCAACATGTATCAAGTCACTTCTCCTGACTGAGGCATCCAttggcctccattgaacatgaccataccacctcagccaGGTTTCACAGAGCTTGTCCTGGATCAGGGCGACTCCGCATTATTTCTAATATAGTCGttccttattctatctctcTTGGTCTTGCTGCACATCCCGCATAACATCTTCATCTCAACTGCCCCtagtttattcaaattactcttcttgactgcccaacactccATCATGAAGAAAGCGACTTTAGAAGGACCCACTCCACATCTTTTCATCCCTGATCAGTCAGTTGCATATGATGTTTTTTAACATGATCAGACTGGACCTAGATTTGCatcttcaaagaaaaataaCTATGCCCCCGTACTAGGTCCCCCCCTAATAGGTCAAAGAACAACTATATTATGACCCTAGAATTCCTTGTCCAAAGATTTTGAGTTGATGCTTTTAATGTCTAGGACCACTCAATTTCACCTCTGGTTTTCCAAAACCAAGCTTTGAATTTGAAGGTAAAGAGATTCTCTGAAGCCTTAACAAAAAAAACTTAACTGTTTAGATTTCTTCTCTGCAATATTTAATTGATAGTAAAGTATCTAATACACAATATACTAAAGAACACATGAGGTCATGCCTTCAAAAAGTCCAGATCAAATTTCAAGCTGTCATTTTCAGTTGAAGTAGATTCAACACAGAACCAGAGTGCTTGATAGTGTATTGTGCCACAATACAAGTATAAAAACGAAAAACATTTGACCTCTTCATAATGAAGCCCTATCTTTTGTCTCTAGATATGCATTAGGTGGTCCTACATGGGAAGTAGACTatcttaaaaaaatcaaagaaaactaTGACCGTATgacatcaacaaaagaaaatttccccATATGAACCAACTCTTTTTGAAAGTACTACACACATTTCACCTAGTTCTCAAAAAGTGATTGGTTAACCTATCAAATGCTTTCGCAGAATTCGCCCGAGAAGATCACTAACTACACCAAATAGGGAACCACTGCAATGGGTGTCTTGAGGGTCTGGAAATAAGTTCTACCAATCTGAACCATCAGGGAAGGCTGTTAGCGCATCTTGATTGCCATTGACATAGAAGTCCACAACTGCCTTCATTCTCGGAAGCTTATCTGGATGGTAATTCACGTGAATGATGACAGGCTTCAACTTGCTTAGCTTATTATCCTTCCTCACAGTCTTAAATAGAACTTTGCTGTTCATAAAGAGATAAAAATCCATAGTTCTCTTGGAAGCATGAAGTCCATCGTAATCAGGGTGTGAGGGGAAAAAGAGCTCTTCATTGAAAACTGCCTGATCCCAAGAGTGTGGTTCCCGAGAAAGCCGACCGGCGACACGATCCAGCAGCTCAATTGAAGGAATTGTAGGCCTTATATAAAAGAATCCAGAGTTGAAAACCCATATCCGCATTGTATGTGCATATCTGGCCCAACCCATAGCAGGCTCATCAAAAACGTCATTGAACCCATAGGCCGTCATGTTATTGTGGCCATCAGTCATGGACTCCACGTCTGAGTCCCGATGAAGATAATTGAATGGATTCTGCAAGTATACAATATCAACATCTGAGAGGAGAACACTGTAGCCCAGCTGCAAGAATTCCCTGAGGATACGGAATTTCAAACCCGAGACAGCATGGTTGCCTCCTGTCCTTGCAACTGAGTCAATGCCCTCATCAGGGTCTCTTTTGTACACGGGAACATCTTTTGAATTGCAGAAATCGGCAATGTCATCATCCAGAGCAACAGCCAAATAATTTGGTATACCAACTCTCTTGATGTTAGTGAACCAGACCTCCAACATTTCCTTCACATTGGAATTTGCCAATGCAACTATTAGTTCTCTTTGAACAGCTACTTTCTCAAGTATCTTAGCCAATCTTGGGTTCACAGATTCATCGGGAACAACAGTTGGATTGGTTCTTAGACCCTTTACAGTACCAAATGGCCCAGCTTTATGCTTTCCCCCCAGGACTTCGACCAGCTTCTCTGCCTGATCCTTTGCTTGTTCAGCCAATTGAAGCTTTTCAATTAATTCCCTAGCCTGTTTCTTCAACTCTGAATTCTTCTGTGACATAGACACAAAGTCCGACTTCATCATGTTGATCCGTTCAGACGACTCACAAGGAGATGAATCACCCTAACATCCAAGAGAAGGGAAAACAACAATGACAACCACAAATTGGTGAAAATTCACAAAAGACCCTAGAATTTGTTCTTGTAGAGAAAGACAAATATATGATAAGACGCCACAAAGTACTGTATCAATAATCAATTATGAGGAAGATTATATCAAATCACcgtcttcttttctctctcaacTTGAAGTCTCTCACATAATAAGCATTTCAGTAGCCTAATCCAAACATGAAACCAATGCAGAATAGTAGCCTCCAAATTCAAGGCCAGACATGAATATTGAAGTCAATCTTCACTTCAAACAAAAATGCCACCATATATGTCGAAAATCTAGAGATCTAAAGAACATGCCAAGTTACACCCAACAGTAAACACAAATCCCTGAAACCACCCAAAGTTAAGGTCATATGAGATCACGAgatgtgtttatttttcttgggaACAAGCCCGTACGTACCTCAAGACTGGATTTTCCAGTTCGACGGCCTTGAATTGATGGATCGGAGCGGAAAAATCCATGTGGGTACACAAATGCAAAGACGCATCCAAGAAGGATTCCGATGGCAACGGCAACCGCGATTCTCGATCCGCGCATCGACAGTCTATAATTTCTCATCAATGGCCCGTCTCTACGACCCGTCATTGCTCGTTTATGATGTTCTAAACATCCAAAGGTAGATTACAGGAGAGaatagagacagagagagacagagaaagtgGGGGGAAAGAGATTTCACCACCTTTTACTGCATTGGCATGGAGGTTTTTACAATCACAGGCAGAAGATTTCAAGTTTTATAAGAAAGCGACGGAGCTGTGATGTTATAAATACACTTCTATTGATGAATTGAAACCCTACCTaccaaaatcaaagaaaagagaatttgCCGGAGAAAGAGATtggaagctctctctctctctctctctctctctctcttactggTTGTTTCTACTTTCAGACAAGTCGTGGCTTCGCGGCGTCGTGCCGtataaaaacttttttttttgtgaatccCACGTAGATGATACCTTTTTCAGGGTAATCATTGGTTTGGTGTGCTGATTCATCCCCACATTGGCAGCATAGGAACCTGTTCATGAATATAAACacgaaatgaattttttatcgAGAGCGTGGCCCTTGGCCAGTATaaggccaatgagagtgcatgtGAAAGTATAAAAAAGTTAAGGATTTAtgcctttcatttttatttttttgggtgaaggaTGGGGGGATTGTGATCATTTTGCTCCATTCAATCTGCAAAGCAACACTCTAAAGAAAAACGTAAAAAACTTGCAATGATTTCACTTTTCCATAAATATAATACAAAACTAGTAAAAACCTTACAATGATGATTAGGCTCCGTTTGATGTATTTTCTATTTCCGAAGAATATTATTTTCATAtgagttttatttttcaattccgTATTGTTAGTATATTTCTTTCTCACAAGtcattctttattattattattattattattattattattattattattattattattattttggaaatGAACGCTCATTGACGGCCCCTATATCAGTGCGAGGTCCAATGAGGGGGCACACATGGGCATAAATAAGAGGTTGGTTTTTTAGGTTTCACAGGGGTGGGGGCGTCATTTTGCCACCCTTTGTGCCTAAACGTAGGGGCTACACTAATGGGAAGGGTTTATTTCCTTTTCCCACATCTAAGTATGTGAGTCTCATGTAAATGAtgtattataaataaaataaaaagtaatcatagtaaataatttttttatccacATTGCTATTAGTGTGGCATATAGATTCCTCTTCACAATGGAGTCATGAACACTCTCCCTATGATATATGCGCATAAAGAGTTACAAAAACTGTACTCTGATCAACATTTTATGAACACATAATTTCTCAATCCTTGTAGCTAATAATGTCTTTAGAGACTGGATAAGCTTTTTAGTTCATAATAAttactctttaattttttattttttgtaagacTTCATAATATATTAGttataaaattaatatattgTAATTGATTACAacaacttttctttttgtgtttgtAAGGGTGTTGGTTTTAAaacaagtatttaaaacaaataaagattcaaaatagcttttaatagttgtttaaatacaaaataattTTTCACAAGTTTTATACCTCATCATTTACTTGTCAATTCAGTATTAGAGaagttttattctttttttaagacTCATATTCTCTTCAGTTGCTAAAGATTTATATAGTCTCagtttttctttagttttaaaGTCTCCTTATATTAAATTAtcttcttaattctttctctcaaaTGTCTTATAAATAGAGTGGAGATTTAGCATTTGTAAGATGGAACAATTCCTTTGAGTTATTTAAGTGTGTTCTTAATTTTGCTTCTCTTGGGTTTTGTTGGATTTTGTATGTCCATTGTGCGAGTGTTTTGTTTTATAGTATGAGCACAATCCTATAGCATTCGAAGGGGTCCAGTAGTCGAATGCACGATTACTGGGGGAGCCATTGGACTGTTTTATCTTGAAGGCCGATTTGCATTATTCCTGGTTGCACCATAAGGGACATCTACGGTCTTAAAGACAGTGTCAAGTAACACAACTCAGCCCATCAATTTTCTAACAATTTCTATTACAAGTCTATGATAATTTCATGCAGGTGATATATTGAAAGTTCTCTTATACAAAGGTGACACTTaggtttgctctctcaatatTCTGACACATAACTTCCCTataaagggaaataaaagaaaaaataataaagaaaatcaaaactaaaGAGATAAAACCTTGTGTAGTCATTACCTAATATGATTCTgtaacttttgtaatcattacctaatATGCttctataactaactctaaacAATTCAAATTGGGTTATTGAGTTTTAGAGCtctaaattttatttcatttataatCAAATTCAGGACCCATATAAGAGGAAGGAGCAAATCACTAATTCATGCACCACCTTGAAGGTCCAAttgattttaagaaaaaaaaaatttatttgaagTTATTGTATTTGATAAGAGTTTAAGATAGTTAATACGATAAtggttaaaaataattttattttaaatggaGTTCACttgctttctcttctctctactTGCAACTAGTGCAACTTTAGTAACCCCTTTTGAACCCTCCCTTGTTGCTTTGcacaataaaaaaatgaaaatagattCAGTAATTTCATTTTgggatttattttttgtttttgataaataaaaaaataggaagTGGTTTCTGTTAGGCTGTGTGTTCTTTGCACCAAT is drawn from Macadamia integrifolia cultivar HAES 741 chromosome 7, SCU_Mint_v3, whole genome shotgun sequence and contains these coding sequences:
- the LOC122083169 gene encoding arabinosyltransferase RRA2-like, with amino-acid sequence MTGRRDGPLMRNYRLSMRGSRIAVAVAIGILLGCVFAFVYPHGFFRSDPSIQGRRTGKSSLEGDSSPCESSERINMMKSDFVSMSQKNSELKKQARELIEKLQLAEQAKDQAEKLVEVLGGKHKAGPFGTVKGLRTNPTVVPDESVNPRLAKILEKVAVQRELIVALANSNVKEMLEVWFTNIKRVGIPNYLAVALDDDIADFCNSKDVPVYKRDPDEGIDSVARTGGNHAVSGLKFRILREFLQLGYSVLLSDVDIVYLQNPFNYLHRDSDVESMTDGHNNMTAYGFNDVFDEPAMGWARYAHTMRIWVFNSGFFYIRPTIPSIELLDRVAGRLSREPHSWDQAVFNEELFFPSHPDYDGLHASKRTMDFYLFMNSKVLFKTVRKDNKLSKLKPVIIHVNYHPDKLPRMKAVVDFYVNGNQDALTAFPDGSDW